A window of the Thiomicrospira microaerophila genome harbors these coding sequences:
- the purL gene encoding phosphoribosylformylglycinamidine synthase — MHIIWGLPAHSDYRLNQLTQKLAQCGSVSSVRSQAVYFVESSEALSAETLSGLQQLLNGHQDDLTPQQSASCVVTPRPGTISPWSSKATDIAKICGLKGIKRLEKGTAYFLKGVADEQLANFTPALYDRMTSVVWTDLSDIAALFEQHSPRELARVDILAGGREALVKANQGLGLALSDDEIDYLVENFKQLKRNPTDAELMMFAQANSEHCRHKIFNADWVIDGETKDKSLFGMIRNTYQNNPDGVLSAYSDNAAVLAGPDATRFFPDPKTAEYGYYNEPTHVQIKVETHNHPTAISPFPGAATGAGGEIRDEGATGQGSKPKSGLTGFTVSNLNIPGFKQPWERDYGRPGRIVSPLDIMIEGPLGAAGYNNEFGRPAINGYFRTYENPLLTHEGEEVRGYHKPIMLAGGLGNIRDMHVKKQAIPVGAKLVVLGGPAMLIGLGGGAASSVDTGAGSEALDFASVQRDNPEMERRAQEVIDRCTYLGKDTPIASIHDVGAGGLSNAFPELVNDAGRGGKFDLRKVPNDEPGMSPMEIWCNESQERYVIAIYPDKIEQFEAICKRERAIYAIVGEATAEQELVVNDTVFQANPVDLPLNVLLGKPPKMQRDVVSRPLPQPGFETAVLELEEVTERLLKLPTIASKSFLITIGDRSITGMVTRDQMVGPWQVPVADVGVTASDYQGYSGEAMAMGERPPVALVNPKASARLAIAEAITNIAAAKIGQISDIKMSANWMAAAGHPGEDSALFDAVETVGMELCPALGISVPVGKDSMSMKTVWQEGDQAKAVISPVSLNITAFAVVEDVRKTLTPQIRTDQGETQLALIDLGRKQNRVGASCLAQVYNQVGEAPADLDDAQDLINFFNAIQRLNQAGLLLAYHDRADGGLLVTLMEMAFAGHCGVDIDVTELGVEPIAALTAEELGVVIQVKTEDLLQVNQILADAGLADLVHWVGAPNSSDEIVIKAQEKTLLKGARAHYQAWWSETSYRIQAMRDNEVCAEQEFEAIKDSAHTELVAKPSFDINDNIAAPYIQSGVRPKVAILREQGVNGQQEMAAAFDRAGFSAVDVHMSDILEGRVTLQDFKGLVACGGFSYGDVLGAGRGWANSILFNAMARDQFEAYFNRDDTFSLGVCNGCQMMSNLKSIIPGADHWPAFVRNRSEQFEARLSLVEVQESPSVLLAGMAGSRMPVAVAHGEGRVDFGSASAEAAKGLIGLRYVNAQGVPTERYPFNPNGSEQGITGLTTEDGRVTIMMPHPERVFRAVQHSWCPDDWTEDAPWLRLFRNARKWVG, encoded by the coding sequence ATGCACATCATTTGGGGGCTTCCGGCTCATTCTGATTATCGTTTAAATCAATTGACACAAAAACTTGCACAATGTGGTTCTGTGTCATCTGTACGTTCACAAGCGGTTTATTTTGTTGAATCAAGCGAAGCCTTGAGCGCCGAAACCCTAAGTGGTTTGCAGCAACTTCTCAATGGACATCAAGACGACTTGACACCGCAGCAGTCTGCAAGCTGTGTGGTTACGCCGCGTCCGGGTACGATTTCGCCCTGGTCATCTAAAGCGACCGATATTGCCAAGATTTGTGGTTTGAAAGGTATTAAGCGTCTTGAAAAGGGCACGGCTTATTTTCTAAAGGGCGTGGCGGACGAGCAGCTCGCCAACTTTACGCCAGCACTTTATGATCGCATGACCTCAGTGGTCTGGACCGACTTGTCTGACATTGCTGCGCTGTTTGAACAACATAGTCCGCGTGAATTGGCGCGTGTTGATATTTTAGCTGGTGGTCGTGAGGCTTTGGTCAAAGCGAACCAGGGTTTAGGCTTGGCGTTAAGTGATGACGAAATTGATTATTTGGTTGAAAACTTCAAGCAGCTTAAACGGAATCCGACCGATGCCGAATTGATGATGTTTGCGCAAGCCAACTCGGAACATTGTCGTCACAAAATTTTTAATGCCGATTGGGTGATTGATGGTGAAACCAAGGATAAATCACTGTTTGGGATGATCCGCAACACCTATCAAAACAATCCAGACGGTGTATTGTCGGCCTATAGCGACAATGCCGCGGTGTTGGCCGGGCCGGATGCGACGCGCTTTTTCCCAGACCCGAAAACCGCTGAATACGGCTATTACAATGAACCGACCCATGTGCAAATTAAGGTTGAAACCCATAACCATCCGACCGCGATTTCGCCTTTCCCGGGGGCTGCGACCGGTGCGGGCGGTGAAATTCGTGACGAAGGTGCGACCGGACAGGGTTCTAAGCCCAAGTCGGGGTTAACCGGTTTTACCGTATCTAACTTGAATATTCCAGGGTTTAAACAGCCTTGGGAGCGTGATTATGGGCGTCCGGGTCGTATTGTGTCACCGTTGGATATTATGATTGAAGGGCCACTGGGTGCAGCGGGTTATAACAATGAATTTGGCCGTCCGGCGATTAATGGCTATTTCCGTACTTATGAAAACCCATTGTTGACTCACGAAGGCGAAGAAGTGCGCGGTTACCACAAGCCCATTATGTTGGCCGGTGGCTTGGGCAATATTCGTGATATGCACGTTAAAAAACAAGCTATTCCGGTCGGTGCAAAGCTTGTCGTGCTGGGCGGCCCGGCGATGTTGATTGGCTTGGGTGGCGGTGCCGCGTCGAGTGTCGATACCGGTGCCGGTTCGGAAGCCTTGGATTTTGCCTCGGTGCAGCGTGATAATCCGGAAATGGAGCGTCGTGCGCAGGAGGTGATTGACCGTTGTACCTATCTTGGCAAGGATACACCGATTGCGTCAATTCATGATGTGGGTGCCGGTGGCTTGTCGAATGCCTTTCCGGAACTGGTTAACGATGCCGGGCGCGGCGGTAAATTTGATTTGCGTAAAGTGCCAAATGACGAGCCGGGCATGTCACCGATGGAAATCTGGTGTAACGAATCGCAAGAGCGCTATGTGATCGCGATCTATCCCGACAAGATTGAACAATTTGAAGCCATTTGTAAACGTGAACGCGCTATTTACGCGATTGTTGGCGAGGCCACCGCTGAGCAAGAGTTGGTGGTGAATGATACGGTTTTCCAAGCAAATCCGGTTGATTTGCCATTGAATGTGTTACTCGGCAAACCGCCAAAAATGCAGCGTGATGTGGTGAGTCGTCCTTTGCCGCAACCGGGTTTTGAAACTGCAGTGCTTGAGCTGGAAGAAGTCACCGAGCGTTTGTTAAAGCTGCCGACCATTGCCAGTAAGTCATTTTTAATCACGATTGGTGACCGCAGTATTACCGGTATGGTCACGCGTGATCAAATGGTTGGGCCTTGGCAAGTACCGGTGGCGGATGTCGGGGTTACTGCATCGGATTACCAAGGTTATAGCGGTGAAGCCATGGCGATGGGGGAGCGCCCGCCAGTGGCGCTCGTTAATCCGAAAGCGTCTGCACGTTTGGCGATTGCCGAGGCGATTACCAATATTGCCGCCGCTAAAATTGGTCAGATTTCAGATATTAAAATGTCAGCTAACTGGATGGCCGCCGCCGGTCATCCGGGTGAAGACTCGGCTTTATTTGATGCGGTTGAAACCGTGGGAATGGAACTGTGTCCGGCTTTGGGTATTTCGGTGCCGGTCGGCAAAGATTCCATGTCGATGAAAACCGTTTGGCAAGAGGGTGATCAGGCTAAAGCCGTGATTTCACCGGTATCGCTAAACATTACCGCCTTTGCGGTGGTGGAAGACGTGCGCAAAACCTTAACGCCGCAAATTCGCACTGATCAGGGTGAAACCCAATTAGCATTGATTGATTTGGGGCGCAAGCAAAACCGCGTTGGCGCGAGCTGTTTAGCGCAGGTTTATAATCAAGTGGGCGAAGCCCCGGCTGATTTGGACGATGCGCAAGACTTGATTAATTTCTTTAACGCCATCCAGCGCCTTAATCAAGCAGGCCTGTTGTTGGCCTATCATGACCGCGCAGACGGTGGCTTATTGGTCACCTTGATGGAAATGGCGTTTGCCGGTCATTGCGGTGTGGATATTGACGTCACTGAACTCGGTGTTGAGCCGATTGCGGCCTTAACGGCAGAAGAGTTGGGCGTGGTCATTCAGGTTAAAACGGAAGATTTGTTGCAGGTTAACCAAATTTTGGCTGATGCAGGCCTGGCGGACTTGGTGCATTGGGTGGGGGCGCCAAATAGTTCGGATGAAATTGTGATTAAAGCACAAGAAAAGACGCTATTAAAAGGTGCGCGTGCGCATTACCAGGCCTGGTGGTCGGAAACCTCTTATCGTATTCAAGCGATGCGTGATAATGAAGTTTGTGCCGAGCAGGAGTTTGAGGCGATTAAAGATTCGGCGCACACTGAATTGGTGGCGAAGCCCAGCTTTGACATTAATGACAATATTGCCGCGCCTTATATTCAGAGCGGCGTGCGCCCAAAAGTGGCCATTTTGCGTGAGCAGGGCGTTAACGGCCAGCAGGAAATGGCGGCGGCGTTTGATCGTGCCGGCTTCAGTGCGGTCGATGTTCACATGAGTGATATTCTGGAAGGACGCGTTACGCTACAGGATTTTAAAGGCTTGGTCGCTTGTGGTGGTTTTTCTTATGGTGACGTATTGGGTGCCGGGCGTGGTTGGGCAAACTCTATCCTGTTTAACGCGATGGCGCGAGATCAATTTGAAGCCTATTTTAACCGTGATGATACCTTCAGTTTAGGGGTGTGTAACGGTTGTCAGATGATGTCGAATCTCAAGTCGATTATTCCTGGTGCAGACCATTGGCCGGCGTTTGTACGCAATCGTTCAGAGCAATTTGAAGCGCGTTTATCCTTGGTTGAAGTGCAGGAATCGCCATCTGTATTACTGGCCGGTATGGCGGGCAGCCGTATGCCGGTGGCGGTTGCGCATGGCGAAGGGCGGGTTGATTTTGGTAGTGCGTCTGCAGAGGCCGCCAAAGGCTTGATTGGCTTGCGTTATGTCAATGCACAAGGCGTACCGACCGAGCGTTATCCGTTTAACCCGAACGGCTCAGAGCAGGGCATCACCGGCTTGACCACCGAGGACGGGCGGGTCACCATTATGATGCCGCATCCTGAGCGGGTATTCCGTGCAGTACAGCACTCGTGGTGTCCGGATGACTGGACGGAAGATGCGCCTTGGTTACGCTTATTCCGTAATGCGCGCAAGTGGGTGGGCTAG
- a CDS encoding Tex family protein, producing the protein MKTVDFSGMIANELGVNPSQVAAAIKLLAEGATVPFIARYRKEVTQGLDDIQLRQLEIRLAYLTSLQDRKQTILASIASQQKLTPELEDQIATCQSKTELEDLYRPFKPVRNSKATKAREAGLEPLAMALLSNPALNPEHEAKAYLNLDKGIETLEQAISGAQDILVEHLSQEPGLVAQLRETLWKQGELTSLKLKEVQDEGEKFKDYYDYAELISKIPSHRALALFRGEQTGVLRLKLDIPNAEPGRHPFLETIRRYHKLDFTNQPTELFFTSIINQAWRLKLAKSLENELFSRLREQAEQGAIDVFAQNLKDLLLAAPAGAKVTLALDPGYRTGVKLAVVDTTGKLLATDTVYPHQPQNQWQATKQKLAKLIAHYQVELVSIGNGTASRETEQLVAETLKDFQLTNTQKVVVSEAGASVYSASELAQKEFPDLDVSIRGAVSIGRRLQDPLAELVKIDPKAIGVGQYQHDVNQTALAQSLQATVEDCVNSVGVDLNTASVALLSYVSGLSGRLAQAIVDWRDENGSFTNRKQLKQVPRLGPKAFEQSAGFLRIRNGDHPLDQSAVHPESYAIVEHMAKDLKLELNKLVGAPDQIQKIPLKDYVNELVGLPTLRDILSELEKPGRDPRPSIKTARFSETITEIKDLAPGLLLEGVVTNVTHFGAFVDIGVHQDGLVHISHLADKFVSDPRDVVKAGQIVQVTVLEVDAPRKRISLSMKSDAMVSGVAAAQQADRKTINAARSSSNQSAKTSTSLGTLADKFAALKR; encoded by the coding sequence ATGAAAACTGTTGATTTTTCCGGCATGATTGCCAATGAACTAGGGGTTAATCCTTCTCAAGTAGCCGCAGCGATTAAATTATTGGCTGAGGGCGCTACGGTACCTTTTATTGCCCGTTATCGTAAGGAAGTGACTCAGGGGTTGGATGATATTCAGTTGCGTCAGCTTGAAATACGTTTAGCTTATCTCACTAGTTTGCAGGATCGTAAGCAAACCATCCTAGCGAGCATAGCGTCGCAGCAGAAACTGACGCCTGAGTTAGAGGATCAGATTGCCACCTGTCAAAGCAAAACCGAGTTAGAGGATCTGTATCGTCCGTTTAAGCCTGTCCGTAATTCTAAAGCGACTAAAGCTCGTGAAGCGGGTTTAGAGCCTTTGGCGATGGCTTTATTGAGCAATCCTGCTTTAAACCCTGAGCATGAGGCTAAGGCTTATCTGAACCTTGATAAAGGGATTGAAACGCTTGAGCAGGCGATCAGCGGGGCACAGGATATTTTAGTCGAGCATTTGTCGCAAGAACCAGGCCTGGTTGCGCAGCTTCGTGAAACCCTTTGGAAACAGGGTGAGCTGACGAGTCTTAAGCTAAAAGAGGTTCAGGATGAGGGTGAAAAGTTTAAAGATTATTATGATTATGCGGAGTTGATTAGTAAGATTCCTTCACACCGCGCTTTGGCGTTGTTTCGTGGTGAGCAGACCGGTGTTCTAAGACTAAAGCTGGATATTCCGAATGCGGAACCAGGCCGTCATCCGTTTTTAGAAACGATTCGACGTTATCATAAATTAGATTTTACCAATCAACCTACCGAGTTGTTTTTTACCTCAATAATTAACCAGGCCTGGCGATTGAAATTGGCTAAGTCTTTAGAAAATGAGCTGTTTAGCCGTTTGCGTGAGCAGGCTGAGCAGGGCGCGATTGATGTTTTTGCACAAAATTTAAAAGATTTGCTGTTAGCAGCACCAGCGGGAGCCAAAGTCACTTTAGCACTTGATCCCGGTTATCGCACAGGGGTTAAATTGGCGGTTGTGGACACCACCGGTAAGCTTTTGGCGACGGATACCGTTTATCCGCACCAACCACAAAATCAATGGCAGGCAACCAAGCAAAAGCTGGCCAAATTGATTGCGCATTACCAGGTTGAATTGGTGAGTATAGGTAATGGCACTGCCTCGCGCGAGACTGAGCAGTTGGTTGCGGAAACATTGAAGGACTTTCAATTAACTAACACGCAGAAGGTGGTGGTTTCCGAAGCGGGGGCATCGGTTTATTCGGCATCTGAGTTAGCGCAAAAGGAGTTTCCTGATTTGGATGTCTCGATAAGAGGCGCGGTTTCGATCGGACGTCGTTTGCAAGATCCTTTGGCGGAGTTGGTTAAGATTGACCCCAAAGCAATTGGGGTGGGTCAATACCAGCATGACGTGAACCAAACGGCCTTGGCTCAATCTTTGCAAGCAACGGTTGAGGATTGTGTTAACTCGGTGGGTGTGGATTTGAATACTGCTTCGGTTGCTTTGCTAAGTTATGTTTCCGGTTTATCTGGCCGTTTAGCGCAGGCGATTGTTGATTGGCGTGATGAAAACGGTTCATTTACCAATCGTAAACAACTCAAGCAGGTACCGCGTTTGGGGCCAAAAGCGTTTGAACAATCAGCCGGTTTTTTAAGGATTCGTAATGGTGATCATCCTTTGGATCAATCTGCGGTTCACCCTGAATCCTATGCGATTGTCGAACACATGGCGAAAGACTTAAAGTTGGAATTAAATAAGCTGGTTGGCGCACCTGATCAGATTCAGAAGATACCGTTAAAGGATTATGTGAACGAGCTGGTGGGTTTGCCAACCCTGCGAGATATTCTCAGTGAACTCGAAAAACCTGGACGCGACCCACGGCCAAGCATTAAAACCGCTAGGTTTAGTGAAACCATTACCGAGATAAAAGACTTGGCACCAGGCCTGCTATTGGAGGGTGTGGTGACCAATGTTACGCATTTTGGCGCTTTTGTAGATATTGGTGTGCATCAAGACGGTCTGGTGCATATTTCGCATTTAGCCGATAAGTTTGTCAGTGACCCACGGGATGTGGTCAAAGCGGGACAGATCGTTCAGGTGACGGTTTTGGAAGTGGACGCGCCAAGAAAGCGCATTAGCTTGTCGATGAAGTCGGATGCGATGGTGAGCGGTGTGGCTGCAGCACAACAAGCAGATCGTAAAACGATTAACGCTGCGCGTTCATCTTCAAATCAGTCAGCAAAAACATCAACCAGCCTAGGAACCTTGGCCGATAAGTTTGCCGCCTTAAAACGTTAA
- a CDS encoding 5'-nucleotidase C-terminal domain-containing protein, with translation MSLNRREFLHVMAVAAAAGMLPAGARAMGDKPMDWKKAYDMPMKGNVRLIHTTDSHAQLKPIFFREPNVNLGVGPAHAQRPHIVGKKLLESLKADGVDIKEGSAEAYAFTYLDFDKAAKKYGKVGGYAHLKTLIDSLRAQAGEGNAVHMDGGDTWHGSATSLWTRGMDMVEATNILGLEIMTGHWEFTYEQEEVLRNLNAFKGEYISNNTRVREDALFGDEYADMCERHGGHGAYDLDNLMPFKPYTIKTLNGQRIAVIGQTFPRMSNANPIANFPDWSFGLREEEMQETVDHIKANENVAAIVVISHNGMDVDIKMAGRVTGIDAIFGGHTHDGMPAPTKVKRPDGGTCYVTNAGSNGKFVGVMDLDIRDGKLQGVEYKLLPVFANLLPADPTMTKFLDELYARKYDQNVIEARNPKYRVSKERLGKTFGEILSEELAIAGETLYRRGNFMGTWDQIIVNALREEHDTQIAMSAGVRWGTSVMAGEMITMERLMDETSLTYGETYRTELTGAQLKDIFEGIAENLFVVDPYLQSGGDMVRLGGMDYTIDPNLPLGSRISDMKLDDGTPIEMNKSYSVSGWAQVDTVGDGRLVWDIVADYLRREAKKNNGVVKLAKVNHPTLVNVKHDPGLADYAGKLI, from the coding sequence ATGTCTTTAAATCGTCGTGAATTTTTACATGTAATGGCTGTTGCAGCAGCTGCAGGTATGTTACCTGCTGGCGCACGTGCAATGGGCGACAAGCCAATGGACTGGAAAAAAGCCTATGACATGCCTATGAAAGGCAACGTACGTTTAATCCACACCACCGATTCACATGCACAGTTAAAACCTATCTTTTTCCGTGAGCCAAATGTTAACTTGGGCGTAGGTCCGGCTCATGCGCAGCGTCCACACATTGTAGGTAAAAAACTACTTGAAAGCTTAAAAGCAGATGGCGTTGACATTAAAGAAGGTTCAGCGGAAGCCTATGCGTTCACCTATCTAGATTTTGATAAGGCAGCTAAAAAATATGGTAAGGTCGGCGGTTACGCTCACCTTAAAACCTTGATTGATAGCTTACGTGCACAAGCCGGTGAAGGTAATGCGGTTCATATGGATGGTGGTGATACTTGGCATGGTTCTGCAACCTCATTGTGGACACGCGGTATGGACATGGTTGAAGCGACCAATATTCTGGGCCTAGAAATTATGACGGGTCACTGGGAATTCACCTATGAGCAAGAAGAAGTATTGCGTAATTTAAATGCGTTCAAAGGTGAGTATATTTCTAACAATACCCGTGTTCGTGAAGATGCACTGTTTGGTGATGAATATGCTGATATGTGTGAGCGTCATGGTGGTCACGGTGCATATGATCTTGATAATCTTATGCCGTTCAAGCCTTACACCATTAAAACACTGAACGGTCAACGTATCGCCGTTATCGGTCAAACTTTCCCGCGTATGTCGAATGCTAACCCGATTGCAAACTTCCCGGATTGGTCATTTGGTTTGCGTGAAGAAGAAATGCAAGAAACTGTTGACCATATCAAAGCAAACGAAAACGTGGCAGCCATTGTTGTGATTTCGCATAACGGTATGGACGTGGATATTAAAATGGCGGGTCGTGTAACCGGTATTGATGCCATTTTTGGTGGTCATACGCACGATGGTATGCCGGCTCCGACAAAAGTTAAGCGTCCTGATGGCGGCACTTGTTATGTTACTAACGCAGGTTCAAACGGTAAGTTTGTTGGCGTGATGGATTTAGATATCCGTGATGGTAAGCTACAAGGCGTTGAATACAAACTATTGCCTGTGTTTGCTAACCTATTGCCTGCTGATCCAACCATGACTAAGTTCTTGGATGAGCTTTATGCACGTAAATACGATCAAAACGTGATTGAAGCACGTAATCCTAAGTATCGCGTGAGCAAAGAGCGTTTAGGTAAAACTTTCGGTGAAATCTTAAGTGAAGAATTGGCGATTGCCGGTGAAACCCTTTACCGTCGTGGTAACTTTATGGGTACTTGGGATCAGATTATTGTTAATGCCTTACGTGAAGAGCATGACACTCAAATTGCGATGTCTGCCGGTGTTCGTTGGGGTACCTCGGTAATGGCTGGTGAGATGATCACTATGGAGCGTCTAATGGATGAAACTTCATTGACCTATGGTGAAACCTATCGCACTGAGTTAACCGGTGCACAGCTTAAAGATATTTTTGAAGGGATTGCTGAAAACTTGTTCGTGGTTGACCCTTACCTACAATCAGGCGGTGACATGGTACGTTTAGGTGGTATGGATTACACGATTGATCCTAACCTGCCTTTAGGTAGTCGTATTTCTGATATGAAGTTAGACGACGGTACACCGATTGAAATGAACAAGAGCTACAGTGTTTCTGGCTGGGCGCAGGTTGATACCGTCGGTGATGGTCGCTTAGTTTGGGATATCGTTGCTGATTATCTTCGTCGTGAAGCTAAGAAGAATAACGGTGTGGTTAAGCTTGCGAAGGTAAATCACCCAACCTTGGTTAATGTTAAGCATGATCCAGGCCTTGCAGACTATGCAGGTAAGCTTATCTAA
- a CDS encoding YigZ family protein → MSYPVPLKSAQAEIEIKKSRFIAFADYVASREAAMKRLAELKTEFPDARHHCWAYLLGDPNCASNAGMGDDGEPSGTAGKPILNVLQHKGVGDVFIGVVRYFGGIKLGAGGLTRAYGQAAQAVMAELEIKSFEALVSLELSCDFALEQFIRHHLDLMKGQITQIDYSDRVTLKLSLPEAHQDELTRLLVAHGVVFKINHRDVK, encoded by the coding sequence ATGTCCTATCCGGTTCCGTTAAAATCTGCGCAAGCTGAAATTGAGATTAAAAAAAGCCGTTTTATCGCGTTTGCCGATTATGTGGCTTCTAGAGAAGCAGCGATGAAAAGGTTAGCAGAACTTAAAACTGAGTTTCCTGATGCACGTCATCATTGTTGGGCTTATTTATTGGGTGATCCAAATTGTGCATCGAACGCAGGTATGGGCGATGATGGCGAACCTTCGGGTACCGCGGGAAAACCGATTTTAAATGTACTGCAACATAAAGGCGTGGGGGATGTTTTTATTGGTGTTGTTCGGTATTTTGGCGGCATTAAACTTGGAGCGGGTGGTTTAACCCGTGCCTACGGCCAAGCCGCGCAGGCCGTGATGGCCGAACTTGAGATAAAAAGCTTCGAAGCACTCGTGAGCCTTGAGCTAAGTTGTGATTTTGCTCTAGAACAGTTTATTCGCCATCATCTTGACCTTATGAAGGGGCAGATAACGCAAATAGACTATTCAGACAGGGTAACACTTAAACTGTCGCTCCCCGAAGCGCATCAAGATGAATTGACTAGATTGCTAGTGGCGCATGGCGTCGTTTTTAAAATTAACCATAGAGATGTTAAATGA
- the earP gene encoding elongation factor P maturation arginine rhamnosyltransferase EarP, which produces MKQHWDIFCRVIDNYGDIAVCWRLAKTLTHDHAINVRLWVDDLITLKALLPGTNPKASQQIQQGIRLIHWTESLSGSIEPADVVIEAFGCDLPHYYLKKMQNAKPIWINLDYLTAEPWVKDFHAMPSTQANRLEKYFFYPSILKGTGGLMREANLLEQQKTYRNQANKQAWLSNLGLKPSSDNSFKISLFGYANTGLDRLLAIWSKSANPIDLYLAPGSLHQQATAYLGQPLNVGQSLVSEAITFHSLPFLPQSEYDKLLWHCDLNFVRGEESFVRAQWAGKPFIWHIYPTEDLAHWQKLDAFFNSYIEGLDAELAQTIIHFNQAWNQAHRQTLDQQAWLAVIKQISAWQQHSQNWVKHLNQLGDLTSNLVKFVKSKV; this is translated from the coding sequence ATGAAGCAACACTGGGATATATTTTGTCGTGTGATTGATAATTACGGCGATATTGCCGTTTGTTGGCGACTCGCCAAAACCCTAACACATGACCATGCCATTAATGTTCGCCTTTGGGTGGATGATCTAATCACGTTAAAAGCACTGTTACCCGGCACCAATCCAAAGGCCAGCCAGCAAATCCAACAGGGGATTAGGCTTATTCATTGGACAGAATCCCTATCCGGTTCAATCGAGCCGGCTGACGTAGTGATTGAAGCTTTCGGTTGTGATCTACCCCACTATTACCTAAAAAAAATGCAAAATGCTAAGCCGATATGGATTAACCTTGATTACCTAACTGCTGAACCCTGGGTCAAGGATTTTCACGCTATGCCATCCACCCAAGCGAACAGACTAGAAAAATACTTCTTTTATCCCAGCATACTCAAGGGTACTGGCGGCCTGATGCGAGAAGCGAACCTGCTTGAGCAGCAAAAAACCTATCGAAATCAGGCCAACAAGCAGGCCTGGTTATCCAATCTAGGTTTGAAACCCAGCTCAGATAATAGCTTTAAAATATCCTTGTTTGGCTACGCCAACACGGGTTTAGATCGCCTCCTCGCCATCTGGTCTAAATCTGCAAACCCGATTGATCTCTATCTCGCGCCAGGCTCACTTCATCAGCAGGCAACAGCGTATCTTGGACAACCACTCAACGTCGGGCAAAGCCTAGTATCAGAAGCAATCACCTTTCATAGCCTGCCCTTTCTCCCACAATCTGAATACGATAAATTATTATGGCATTGTGATTTAAACTTTGTTCGTGGTGAAGAATCCTTTGTTAGAGCACAGTGGGCGGGAAAACCTTTTATATGGCATATCTATCCCACCGAAGACTTGGCGCATTGGCAAAAACTGGATGCCTTTTTTAACAGCTATATCGAAGGACTAGACGCAGAACTCGCCCAAACCATTATTCATTTCAACCAAGCATGGAATCAGGCGCATCGACAAACACTTGACCAGCAGGCCTGGTTAGCGGTTATCAAACAGATTTCCGCTTGGCAACAGCATAGCCAAAACTGGGTTAAACACCTTAATCAGCTTGGCGATTTAACATCTAATCTAGTCAAATTTGTTAAAAGCAAGGTATAA
- the efp gene encoding elongation factor P, with the protein MKTAQEFRVGNVFMLGNDPMVVLRTEFNKSGRNAAVVKMKLKNLLNGSGTEQVYKADDKFEPVILEKKPCTYSYFADPLYVFMDEEYNQYEIEKDNLGDAINFIEDGMEDQCEVTFYEGKPISIEMPTIIVREVAYTEPAARGDTSGKVMKVARLNSGYELQVAAFIEIGEKIEIDSRTGEFRKRA; encoded by the coding sequence ATGAAAACAGCACAAGAATTCCGTGTAGGCAACGTATTTATGCTTGGTAATGACCCAATGGTTGTTCTAAGAACCGAATTCAACAAATCAGGCCGTAACGCGGCAGTGGTTAAGATGAAGCTTAAAAACCTGCTAAACGGCAGTGGTACAGAACAGGTTTACAAAGCGGATGATAAATTTGAACCGGTTATTCTTGAGAAAAAACCTTGCACCTACAGCTATTTTGCTGACCCGCTTTATGTGTTTATGGATGAAGAATATAACCAATACGAGATTGAAAAAGACAACCTTGGTGATGCAATCAACTTTATCGAAGATGGGATGGAAGATCAGTGCGAAGTAACCTTCTACGAAGGTAAGCCTATTTCTATTGAAATGCCTACTATTATTGTGCGTGAAGTGGCTTACACTGAACCTGCAGCGCGTGGCGATACTTCTGGTAAAGTGATGAAAGTCGCTCGCCTTAATTCAGGTTACGAACTTCAAGTGGCGGCATTTATTGAAATCGGTGAGAAAATTGAAATTGATTCACGCACAGGTGAATTCCGTAAACGCGCTTAA